Proteins found in one Mycoplasma sp. 1578d genomic segment:
- a CDS encoding ribonuclease HII, which produces MLNYEREFLPNKKIIAGCDEAGRGSWAGPLVAACVIMPYGAKIEEINDSKKLNSHKRQALFDQILNNALEVQISIRSVEDINLSNPKEESKVAMSNCVQQMKLTPEIVITDFEKIYIDLEQINLIKGDQISYNVAAASIIAKVYRDNLMIKLDQQYPGYGFVNHKGYGTKEHKLAIVKNGITPQHRIKYKPIKNLVSSIT; this is translated from the coding sequence ATGCTCAATTATGAAAGAGAATTTTTACCTAATAAAAAGATCATTGCTGGTTGCGATGAGGCTGGACGTGGATCATGAGCTGGCCCGCTAGTAGCAGCGTGTGTGATTATGCCTTATGGTGCTAAAATTGAAGAAATAAACGATTCAAAAAAATTAAATTCTCACAAAAGACAAGCTCTTTTTGATCAAATTTTAAACAACGCACTCGAAGTTCAGATCTCAATTCGTTCAGTTGAAGATATTAATCTTTCTAATCCTAAAGAAGAATCAAAAGTCGCAATGAGTAATTGCGTTCAGCAAATGAAACTCACGCCTGAAATTGTAATTACTGATTTTGAAAAAATCTATATTGATTTAGAGCAAATCAACTTAATTAAAGGTGATCAAATTTCTTATAATGTAGCTGCAGCTAGCATTATTGCTAAGGTTTATCGTGATAATTTAATGATCAAACTTGATCAACAATATCCTGGATATGGATTTGTAAATCATAAGGGTTATGGGACTAAAGAACATAAACTTGCAATTGTAAAAAACGGAATTACTCCACAACACCGAATTAAATACAAACCGATTAAAAATTTAGTTTCTTCAATAACTTAA